The following are encoded in a window of Kitasatospora sp. NBC_01250 genomic DNA:
- a CDS encoding amidase: protein MQPYELSLAAAADAIRDRQLSPVELVDSVLTRIEQVEPLLGAYVAFDAEQARRAAREAEAEVAQGRHRGPLHGVPMGLKDLIDVAGWATTASSQVRADHRAQADSTVAARLTAAGAVLLGKTHTHEFAYGLTTPQTRNAWDRGRVAGGSSGGSAVAVAAGTATFALGTDTGGSIRVPAALNGVVGLKPTYGLVPRHGVTSLSWALDHVGPITRTVEDAALVLTALAGHDARDPASLHTSALDYRPGQDTDLTGLRVGVPRTYYFDHVDAEVAAAVRRAIGQLAALGAQLVEIDIPMTRYVQPILWGLLVPEATAYHERTLRAAPELYQADVRILLEAGELMSAVDHVRAQRARTMMREQWARLLETVDVIAAPAVPMTAAASDQETVTWSDGTVESVSDALVRLSAPANIVGVPALSVPVGHDTAGLPIGMQLLGRPLGERALLRVGHAYEQTRPARALAPVA, encoded by the coding sequence ATGCAGCCGTATGAGCTCTCCCTCGCTGCCGCCGCGGATGCGATCCGGGACCGGCAGCTGTCCCCGGTCGAGCTGGTGGACTCCGTCCTGACCCGCATCGAGCAGGTCGAGCCGCTCCTCGGCGCCTACGTCGCCTTCGATGCGGAGCAGGCGCGCCGGGCGGCGCGCGAGGCCGAGGCTGAGGTGGCGCAGGGCCGCCACCGCGGGCCGTTGCACGGCGTCCCGATGGGGCTCAAGGACCTGATCGACGTCGCCGGCTGGGCCACCACGGCCAGCTCCCAGGTGCGCGCCGACCACCGCGCGCAGGCCGACAGCACGGTCGCCGCGCGCCTGACGGCGGCCGGCGCCGTCCTGCTCGGCAAGACGCACACCCACGAGTTCGCCTACGGCCTGACCACCCCGCAGACCAGGAACGCCTGGGACCGCGGCCGGGTCGCGGGCGGTTCGAGCGGCGGGTCCGCCGTCGCCGTCGCCGCGGGCACGGCGACCTTCGCCCTGGGCACCGACACCGGCGGATCGATCCGGGTGCCCGCCGCGCTCAACGGGGTCGTCGGCCTCAAGCCGACCTACGGCCTCGTTCCCCGGCACGGCGTCACGTCCCTGTCCTGGGCGCTGGACCACGTCGGCCCGATCACCCGGACCGTGGAGGACGCGGCCCTGGTGCTGACCGCGCTGGCCGGACACGACGCGCGTGACCCCGCTTCGCTGCACACCTCCGCCCTGGACTACCGGCCGGGGCAGGACACGGATCTGACGGGGCTGCGGGTCGGCGTGCCGCGCACCTACTACTTCGACCACGTGGACGCCGAGGTGGCGGCTGCCGTCCGGCGCGCCATCGGGCAGTTGGCGGCGCTCGGTGCGCAGCTCGTCGAGATCGACATCCCGATGACCCGCTACGTCCAACCGATCCTGTGGGGACTGCTGGTGCCGGAGGCCACCGCCTACCACGAGCGCACCCTGCGGGCGGCGCCCGAGCTGTACCAGGCGGACGTCCGCATCCTGCTGGAGGCCGGCGAGCTGATGAGCGCCGTGGACCACGTGCGCGCCCAGCGCGCGCGGACCATGATGCGGGAGCAGTGGGCGCGCCTGCTGGAGACGGTCGACGTGATCGCCGCCCCGGCGGTCCCGATGACGGCGGCAGCCTCCGACCAGGAGACGGTCACCTGGTCGGACGGCACGGTCGAATCCGTCTCCGACGCGCTCGTGCGGCTGTCCGCCCCCGCGAACATCGTCGGGGTGCCCGCCCTGTCCGTCCCGGTCGGCCATGACACGGCGGGCCTGCCGATCGGCATGCAACTGCTCGGCCGGCCGCTCGGCGAGCGCGCGCTCCTGCGCGTCGGCCACGCCTACGAGCAGACCCGGCCTGCCCGAGCGCTCGCCCCGGTGGCCTGA